In Perca flavescens isolate YP-PL-M2 chromosome 7, PFLA_1.0, whole genome shotgun sequence, the following proteins share a genomic window:
- the il17rb gene encoding uncharacterized protein il17rb isoform X2 encodes MMWAASLFFFYYVVAQGTSDEIKVECSTFHDPGRFPPVSDTSPSFLADLRVELVTVGGEDMMNISWAINIDASIRTLTSTRIVISGEQYRCEYNPALATAGLSSDKKWFHYLVKASYGFVVIQAANLPLPPPNSGDYYKYVTIDITRPTSVTSKPTTGPIEKSAVDFTSTVVGAIFGGLAGLMILSSCFIIYKSCGTNFTNSLGFKKLPTSPMASIPVLVVYPAENSAFQQAVVALAEFLQWHGGCNVAVDMWQQGKIAELGPMRWLAEQAKAAHRVLIVCPQSSSQTSHSPPNHTFPESSIPAAAHDLYPLILNMVASHAKSASNLAKFWVVQLGEQQDKNLSNLAPELRACKTFCLVKDLNKLCRGLHTQSQDEKKISDLIIRPGNAYSEKCTVKLREAVEKLGGHQPSIFREVEPLRSVVAIV; translated from the exons ATGATGTGGGCAGcctcactgttttttttctactatgTCGTGGCCCAGGGGACATCAGATGAAATT AAAGTGGAGTGTTCTACATTTCATG ATCCAGGGAGATTTCCTCCTGTCAGTGATACCTCTCCATCTTTCCTGGCGGACCTGAGAGTGGAGCTGGTGACAGTGGGAGGAGAAGATATGATGAACATCAGTTGGGCAATCAACATTGATG CTAGTATTAGAACTCTGACAAGCACTCGGATCGTAATTTCAGGGGAACAGTACCGCTGTGAATACAACCCAGCTTTGGCCACGGCAGGCCTCAGCTCAGACAAG AAATGGTTTCATTATTTAGTAAAAGCAAGCTATGGCTTCGTGGTCATCCAAGCTGCCAATCTCCCTTTGCCTCCACCAAACAGCGGTGATTATTATAAGTATGTCACGATCGATATAACTCGTCCAACAA GTGTTACATCAAAGCCTACTACAGGTCCTATAG AGAAATCAGCTGTCGACTTCACGAGCACAGTGGTGGGGGCCATTTTTGGAGGACTGGCCGGTTTGATGATCCTAAGTTCCTGCTTCATAATCT ATAAAAGCTGTGGAACCAACTTTACCAACTCATTGGGTTTCAAAAAGTTGCCCACATCTCCCATGGCTTCCATCCCTGTCCTGGTGGTGTACCCTGCGGAGAATTCAGCCTTCCAGCAAGCCGTGGTGGCCCTGGCAGAGTTCCTGCAGTGGCACGGCGGCTGCAACGTAGCTGTCGACATGTGGCAGCAGGGGAAGATCGCAGAGCTGGGGCCAATGCGCTGGCTGGCTGAACAGGCCAAGGCTGCACACAGAGTGCTCATCGTCTGCCCACAG TCCTCTTCACAGACCAGCCACTCTCCTCCCAACCACACCTTCCCGGAATCCTCCatcccagcagcagcacatgACCTTTACCCACTGATTCTCAACATGGTGGCGAGCCATGCGAAGAGCGCCAGCAACTTGGCTAAGTTCTGGGTGGTGCAGCTGGGCGAGCAGCAGGATAAGAATCTTAGTAACCTGGCGCCCGAACTGAGGGCCTGCAAGACTTTTTGTCTGGTGAAGGACTTAAACAAGCTGTGCAGGGGTCTGCATACCCAGAGTCAGGATGAGAAGAAGATATCCGATCTGATCATCAGACCAGGGAATGCCTACAGTGAAAAGTGTACAGTGAAGTTGAGGGAAGCTGTAGAAAAACTAGGTGGACATCAGCCAAGCATTTTCAGAGAGGTGGAACCATTGAGATCTGTGGTCGCTATTGTTTGA
- the actr8 gene encoding actin-related protein 8 isoform X2 yields MTQAEKEQDSGKEKEKERDKEKEKEQQRGVKRPIAPPAIPDPLQEQIQSNFIVVINPGSRTLRIGRATDTLPVTLPHVIARRHKQTGQPRYEDAWLLRDGLNKAESNEQRQNGLKMVDQAIWSKKMSNGVRRTPVSAEQARAYNCQIRPAVLDSCSSRVKWTNTAHQPPHLVGEEALYVNPSDCYNIHWPIVRGQLNVHASPGGSLTAVLADLETIWSHVIQKQLEIPLKDLKYYRCILLVPDIYNRQHIKEVVNMLLLNMGFSDVGDQKTSLCCVEDGVSHRNSRLCLAYGGSDVTRTFFWLLQRAGFPYRDCQLSSRLDCQLLQHLKETFCHLNQDISGLQDHEFQTRFPEAPALLYQVRLGDEKLQAPMGLFYPTTFGIVGQKMTSLQYRSQGDSEDPHDEHYLLATQSKQDQSSKSAADRKGISRPGGGLDGEMSGQGGIGELSDLTRGCGSSGGGAAIKVEMEFGPAQGECLMGSGEVEEPLSAHLSRKTAIMSQFESKALGLDKAILHSIDCCGSDETKRKMYSSILVVGGGLMFHGAQEFLLHRIINKMPPSFRRLVDNVEVITRPKDMDPQLISWKGGAVLACLDTTQEMWIHQREWQRFGVRMLRERAAFVW; encoded by the exons ATGACTCAGGCTGAGAAAGAGCAGGACAGCgggaaggagaaagaaaaggaacgagataaggagaaagagaaggagcaaCAACGTGGGGTGAAAAGACCCATCGCTCCTCCAGCCATCCCAGACCCTCTTCAGGAG CAAATACAAAGCAATTTTATAGTTGTCATCAACCCTGGTTCAAGGACACTCCGCATCGGCCGAGCAACAGACACTCTTCCAGTAACACTCCCACATGTGATAGCCCGCAGACACAAGCAAACTGGACAGCCCAGATATGAAGATGCCTGGCTGTTGAGAGATGGTCTAAAT AAAGCAGAGAGTAATGAGCAGAGGCAGAATGGGCTTAAGATGGTCGACCAGGCCATCTGGTCCAAGAAGATGTCGAATGGAGTGCGGAGAACACCTGTGTCCGCTGAACAG gccagAGCGTATAACTGTCAGATCCGGCCAGCAGTACTGGACAGCTGCAGCTCGAGGGTGAAGTGGACCAACACAGCTCACCAGCCTCCACATCTGGttggagaggag GCTCTTTATGTGAATCCATCTGACTGTTACAACATCCACTGGCCTATAGTTAGAGGTCAGCTTAATGTGCACGCCAGTCCTGGAGGCTCACTGACCGCTGTCCTGGCTGACCTCGAGACAATCTGGAGTCATGTTATTCAAAAGCAACTGGAGATCCCCCTCAAAGACTTAAAG TATTACAGATGCATCCTATTGGTCCCTGACATCTACAACAGGCAGCACATCAAAGAAGTTGTCAACATGCTGCTGCTTAATATGGGCTTCTCAG ATGTAGGAGACCAGAAGACCAGTCTTTGCTGTGTAGAGGACGGAGTATCCCACCGAAACTCCAG GTTGTGTTTGGCATACGGTGGCTCAGATGTGACCCGTACTTTCTTCTGGCTCCTTCAGAGAGCGGGCTTTCCCTACAGAGACTGTCAGCTGTCCAGCAGACTGGACTGTCAGCTCCTGCAGCATCTGAAAGAGACCTTTTGCCATCTAAACCAA GACATATCAGGACTACAAGATCATGAATTCCAGACACGTTTCCCAGAAGCCCCAGCTCTTCTCTACCAGGTTCGACTCGGGGATGAGAAATTACAG GCACCTATGGGTCTTTTCTACCCAACCACATTTGGCATCGTAGGTCAGAAGATGACATCACTTCAGTACCGTTCCCAGGGCGACTCAGAGGATCCTCATGATGAACACTACCTGCTGGCTACACAGAGCAAACAggaccag TCCTCCAAATCTGCTGCAGACCGCAAGGGTATTTCCAGACCAGGTGGTGGTTTGGATGGTGAGATGAGTGGTCAGGGAGGGATTGGGGAGCTCTCTGACCTCACCAGGGGCTGTGGGAGTAGCGGTGGTGGAGCAGCGATAAAGGTGGAGATGGAGTTTGGGCCTGCCCAGGGGGAGTGTCTGATGGGGTCAGGAGAGGTGGAAGAGCCCCTGTCTGCTCACCTCTCCAGGAAGACTGCTATCATGAGCCAGTTTGAGAGCAAAGCACTGGGTCTGGATAAGGCCATCCTGCATAGCATCGACTGCTGTG gatcAGATGAAACCAAACGCAAGATGTACAGCTCCATCCTGGTAGTGGGAGGAGGGCTCATGTTTCACGGTGCTCAGGAGTTTCTGCTTCACCGCATCATCAACAAGATGCCGCCCTCATTCAGAAGGCTGGTAGACAATGTGGAAGTTATCACGCGGCCAAAG GACATGGACCCTCAGCTGATATCGTGGAAGGGAGGAGCTGTGCTCGCATGTCTGGACACCACTCAGGAGATGTGGATCCACCAGAGGGAGTGGCAGCGCTTTGGTGTCCGAATGCTCCGCGAGAGAGCTGCCTTTGTCTGGTGA
- the selenok gene encoding selenoprotein K produces the protein MLFCQPLINHEEEEERHNGHGSAQVGCKHSCEALAVDVTFKNMVYVSNGQVLDSRSQSPWRLSLLVNLFWGAVEFIGMFFKSIFHPDMTKDGNYGSSRFTDGRGPPGPPGGRRRMGRVNHDSGPSAPPMGGGG, from the exons atgttGTTTTGCCAACCGCTAATAAAccacgaagaagaagaagaacgaCACAACGGACACGGAAGTGCGCAAGTTGGTTGTAAACACAGCTGTGAAGCTTTGGCTGTTGACGTTACTTTCAAAAACATGGTGTACGTGTCCAACG GTCAGGTCCTGGACAGCAGGTCCCAGTCACCATGGCGATTGTCCTTACTAGTCAATCTCTTCTGGGGAGCAGTGGAATTCATCGGCATGTT ttttaaatcaatttttcaCCCCGACATGACAAAGGATGGAAACTATGGTTCGTCACGCTTTACTGATGGCAGAGG TCCTCCAGGTCCCCCTGGTGGCAGACGACGGATGGGAAGAGTAAACCACGATTCAGGTCCCAGCGCTCCACCGATGggtggaggaggatga
- the actr8 gene encoding actin-related protein 8 isoform X1: MTQAEKEQDSGKEKEKERDKEKEKEQQRGVKRPIAPPAIPDPLQEQIQSNFIVVINPGSRTLRIGRATDTLPVTLPHVIARRHKQTGQPRYEDAWLLRDGLNKAESNEQRQNGLKMVDQAIWSKKMSNGVRRTPVSAEQARAYNCQIRPAVLDSCSSRVKWTNTAHQPPHLVGEEALYVNPSDCYNIHWPIVRGQLNVHASPGGSLTAVLADLETIWSHVIQKQLEIPLKDLKYYRCILLVPDIYNRQHIKEVVNMLLLNMGFSAIIVHQESVCATFGSGLSSACVVDVGDQKTSLCCVEDGVSHRNSRLCLAYGGSDVTRTFFWLLQRAGFPYRDCQLSSRLDCQLLQHLKETFCHLNQDISGLQDHEFQTRFPEAPALLYQVRLGDEKLQAPMGLFYPTTFGIVGQKMTSLQYRSQGDSEDPHDEHYLLATQSKQDQSSKSAADRKGISRPGGGLDGEMSGQGGIGELSDLTRGCGSSGGGAAIKVEMEFGPAQGECLMGSGEVEEPLSAHLSRKTAIMSQFESKALGLDKAILHSIDCCGSDETKRKMYSSILVVGGGLMFHGAQEFLLHRIINKMPPSFRRLVDNVEVITRPKDMDPQLISWKGGAVLACLDTTQEMWIHQREWQRFGVRMLRERAAFVW, translated from the exons ATGACTCAGGCTGAGAAAGAGCAGGACAGCgggaaggagaaagaaaaggaacgagataaggagaaagagaaggagcaaCAACGTGGGGTGAAAAGACCCATCGCTCCTCCAGCCATCCCAGACCCTCTTCAGGAG CAAATACAAAGCAATTTTATAGTTGTCATCAACCCTGGTTCAAGGACACTCCGCATCGGCCGAGCAACAGACACTCTTCCAGTAACACTCCCACATGTGATAGCCCGCAGACACAAGCAAACTGGACAGCCCAGATATGAAGATGCCTGGCTGTTGAGAGATGGTCTAAAT AAAGCAGAGAGTAATGAGCAGAGGCAGAATGGGCTTAAGATGGTCGACCAGGCCATCTGGTCCAAGAAGATGTCGAATGGAGTGCGGAGAACACCTGTGTCCGCTGAACAG gccagAGCGTATAACTGTCAGATCCGGCCAGCAGTACTGGACAGCTGCAGCTCGAGGGTGAAGTGGACCAACACAGCTCACCAGCCTCCACATCTGGttggagaggag GCTCTTTATGTGAATCCATCTGACTGTTACAACATCCACTGGCCTATAGTTAGAGGTCAGCTTAATGTGCACGCCAGTCCTGGAGGCTCACTGACCGCTGTCCTGGCTGACCTCGAGACAATCTGGAGTCATGTTATTCAAAAGCAACTGGAGATCCCCCTCAAAGACTTAAAG TATTACAGATGCATCCTATTGGTCCCTGACATCTACAACAGGCAGCACATCAAAGAAGTTGTCAACATGCTGCTGCTTAATATGGGCTTCTCAG cgatCATTGTGCACCAGGAGTCGGTGTGTGCTACATTTGGCAGTGGGCTGAGCAGTGCTTGTGTCGTAGATGTAGGAGACCAGAAGACCAGTCTTTGCTGTGTAGAGGACGGAGTATCCCACCGAAACTCCAG GTTGTGTTTGGCATACGGTGGCTCAGATGTGACCCGTACTTTCTTCTGGCTCCTTCAGAGAGCGGGCTTTCCCTACAGAGACTGTCAGCTGTCCAGCAGACTGGACTGTCAGCTCCTGCAGCATCTGAAAGAGACCTTTTGCCATCTAAACCAA GACATATCAGGACTACAAGATCATGAATTCCAGACACGTTTCCCAGAAGCCCCAGCTCTTCTCTACCAGGTTCGACTCGGGGATGAGAAATTACAG GCACCTATGGGTCTTTTCTACCCAACCACATTTGGCATCGTAGGTCAGAAGATGACATCACTTCAGTACCGTTCCCAGGGCGACTCAGAGGATCCTCATGATGAACACTACCTGCTGGCTACACAGAGCAAACAggaccag TCCTCCAAATCTGCTGCAGACCGCAAGGGTATTTCCAGACCAGGTGGTGGTTTGGATGGTGAGATGAGTGGTCAGGGAGGGATTGGGGAGCTCTCTGACCTCACCAGGGGCTGTGGGAGTAGCGGTGGTGGAGCAGCGATAAAGGTGGAGATGGAGTTTGGGCCTGCCCAGGGGGAGTGTCTGATGGGGTCAGGAGAGGTGGAAGAGCCCCTGTCTGCTCACCTCTCCAGGAAGACTGCTATCATGAGCCAGTTTGAGAGCAAAGCACTGGGTCTGGATAAGGCCATCCTGCATAGCATCGACTGCTGTG gatcAGATGAAACCAAACGCAAGATGTACAGCTCCATCCTGGTAGTGGGAGGAGGGCTCATGTTTCACGGTGCTCAGGAGTTTCTGCTTCACCGCATCATCAACAAGATGCCGCCCTCATTCAGAAGGCTGGTAGACAATGTGGAAGTTATCACGCGGCCAAAG GACATGGACCCTCAGCTGATATCGTGGAAGGGAGGAGCTGTGCTCGCATGTCTGGACACCACTCAGGAGATGTGGATCCACCAGAGGGAGTGGCAGCGCTTTGGTGTCCGAATGCTCCGCGAGAGAGCTGCCTTTGTCTGGTGA
- the il17rb gene encoding uncharacterized protein il17rb isoform X3: MMWAASLFFFYYVVAQGTSDEIKVECSTFHDPGRFPPVSDTSPSFLADLRVELVTVGGEDMMNISWAINIDASIRTLTSTRIVISGEQYRCEYNPALATAGLSSDKKWFHYLVKASYGFVVIQAANLPLPPPNSGDYYKYVTIDITRPTSVTSKPTTGPIEKSAVDFTSTVVGAIFGGLAGLMILSSCFIIYKSCGTNFTNSLGFKKLPTSPMASIPVLVVYPAENSAFQQAVVALAEFLQWHGGCNVAVDMWQQGKIAELGPMRWLAEQAKAAHRVLIVCPQVDITSHSPPNHTFPESSIPAAAHDLYPLILNMVASHAKSASNLAKFWVVQLGEQQDKNLSNLAPELRACKTFCLVKDLNKLCRGLHTQSQDEKKISDLIIRPGNAYSEKCTVKLREAVEKLGGHQPSIFREVEPLRSVVAIV; this comes from the exons ATGATGTGGGCAGcctcactgttttttttctactatgTCGTGGCCCAGGGGACATCAGATGAAATT AAAGTGGAGTGTTCTACATTTCATG ATCCAGGGAGATTTCCTCCTGTCAGTGATACCTCTCCATCTTTCCTGGCGGACCTGAGAGTGGAGCTGGTGACAGTGGGAGGAGAAGATATGATGAACATCAGTTGGGCAATCAACATTGATG CTAGTATTAGAACTCTGACAAGCACTCGGATCGTAATTTCAGGGGAACAGTACCGCTGTGAATACAACCCAGCTTTGGCCACGGCAGGCCTCAGCTCAGACAAG AAATGGTTTCATTATTTAGTAAAAGCAAGCTATGGCTTCGTGGTCATCCAAGCTGCCAATCTCCCTTTGCCTCCACCAAACAGCGGTGATTATTATAAGTATGTCACGATCGATATAACTCGTCCAACAA GTGTTACATCAAAGCCTACTACAGGTCCTATAG AGAAATCAGCTGTCGACTTCACGAGCACAGTGGTGGGGGCCATTTTTGGAGGACTGGCCGGTTTGATGATCCTAAGTTCCTGCTTCATAATCT ATAAAAGCTGTGGAACCAACTTTACCAACTCATTGGGTTTCAAAAAGTTGCCCACATCTCCCATGGCTTCCATCCCTGTCCTGGTGGTGTACCCTGCGGAGAATTCAGCCTTCCAGCAAGCCGTGGTGGCCCTGGCAGAGTTCCTGCAGTGGCACGGCGGCTGCAACGTAGCTGTCGACATGTGGCAGCAGGGGAAGATCGCAGAGCTGGGGCCAATGCGCTGGCTGGCTGAACAGGCCAAGGCTGCACACAGAGTGCTCATCGTCTGCCCACAGGTAGATATT ACCAGCCACTCTCCTCCCAACCACACCTTCCCGGAATCCTCCatcccagcagcagcacatgACCTTTACCCACTGATTCTCAACATGGTGGCGAGCCATGCGAAGAGCGCCAGCAACTTGGCTAAGTTCTGGGTGGTGCAGCTGGGCGAGCAGCAGGATAAGAATCTTAGTAACCTGGCGCCCGAACTGAGGGCCTGCAAGACTTTTTGTCTGGTGAAGGACTTAAACAAGCTGTGCAGGGGTCTGCATACCCAGAGTCAGGATGAGAAGAAGATATCCGATCTGATCATCAGACCAGGGAATGCCTACAGTGAAAAGTGTACAGTGAAGTTGAGGGAAGCTGTAGAAAAACTAGGTGGACATCAGCCAAGCATTTTCAGAGAGGTGGAACCATTGAGATCTGTGGTCGCTATTGTTTGA
- the il17rb gene encoding uncharacterized protein il17rb isoform X1, producing MMWAASLFFFYYVVAQGTSDEIKVECSTFHDPGRFPPVSDTSPSFLADLRVELVTVGGEDMMNISWAINIDASIRTLTSTRIVISGEQYRCEYNPALATAGLSSDKKWFHYLVKASYGFVVIQAANLPLPPPNSGDYYKYVTIDITRPTSVTSKPTTGPIEKSAVDFTSTVVGAIFGGLAGLMILSSCFIIYKSCGTNFTNSLGFKKLPTSPMASIPVLVVYPAENSAFQQAVVALAEFLQWHGGCNVAVDMWQQGKIAELGPMRWLAEQAKAAHRVLIVCPQVDISSSQTSHSPPNHTFPESSIPAAAHDLYPLILNMVASHAKSASNLAKFWVVQLGEQQDKNLSNLAPELRACKTFCLVKDLNKLCRGLHTQSQDEKKISDLIIRPGNAYSEKCTVKLREAVEKLGGHQPSIFREVEPLRSVVAIV from the exons ATGATGTGGGCAGcctcactgttttttttctactatgTCGTGGCCCAGGGGACATCAGATGAAATT AAAGTGGAGTGTTCTACATTTCATG ATCCAGGGAGATTTCCTCCTGTCAGTGATACCTCTCCATCTTTCCTGGCGGACCTGAGAGTGGAGCTGGTGACAGTGGGAGGAGAAGATATGATGAACATCAGTTGGGCAATCAACATTGATG CTAGTATTAGAACTCTGACAAGCACTCGGATCGTAATTTCAGGGGAACAGTACCGCTGTGAATACAACCCAGCTTTGGCCACGGCAGGCCTCAGCTCAGACAAG AAATGGTTTCATTATTTAGTAAAAGCAAGCTATGGCTTCGTGGTCATCCAAGCTGCCAATCTCCCTTTGCCTCCACCAAACAGCGGTGATTATTATAAGTATGTCACGATCGATATAACTCGTCCAACAA GTGTTACATCAAAGCCTACTACAGGTCCTATAG AGAAATCAGCTGTCGACTTCACGAGCACAGTGGTGGGGGCCATTTTTGGAGGACTGGCCGGTTTGATGATCCTAAGTTCCTGCTTCATAATCT ATAAAAGCTGTGGAACCAACTTTACCAACTCATTGGGTTTCAAAAAGTTGCCCACATCTCCCATGGCTTCCATCCCTGTCCTGGTGGTGTACCCTGCGGAGAATTCAGCCTTCCAGCAAGCCGTGGTGGCCCTGGCAGAGTTCCTGCAGTGGCACGGCGGCTGCAACGTAGCTGTCGACATGTGGCAGCAGGGGAAGATCGCAGAGCTGGGGCCAATGCGCTGGCTGGCTGAACAGGCCAAGGCTGCACACAGAGTGCTCATCGTCTGCCCACAGGTAGATATT TCCTCTTCACAGACCAGCCACTCTCCTCCCAACCACACCTTCCCGGAATCCTCCatcccagcagcagcacatgACCTTTACCCACTGATTCTCAACATGGTGGCGAGCCATGCGAAGAGCGCCAGCAACTTGGCTAAGTTCTGGGTGGTGCAGCTGGGCGAGCAGCAGGATAAGAATCTTAGTAACCTGGCGCCCGAACTGAGGGCCTGCAAGACTTTTTGTCTGGTGAAGGACTTAAACAAGCTGTGCAGGGGTCTGCATACCCAGAGTCAGGATGAGAAGAAGATATCCGATCTGATCATCAGACCAGGGAATGCCTACAGTGAAAAGTGTACAGTGAAGTTGAGGGAAGCTGTAGAAAAACTAGGTGGACATCAGCCAAGCATTTTCAGAGAGGTGGAACCATTGAGATCTGTGGTCGCTATTGTTTGA